In Nocardia sputorum, a single genomic region encodes these proteins:
- a CDS encoding DUF2505 domain-containing protein, whose product MARRLDYSARYPLHTTKELYAALSNRDYWEARMEEMRKLTPGNQVVRLEAGDGGIDVELHHVLPRDMLPEIAQTVMRKDMVITRKESYSPYNAEETTGKYSASIPAGPGSLGGAIRLFPTETGCTMRFSSEAKVFIPMVGPRLEQLMLVNLVDLFRGEAEFTVRWLEEQHSTR is encoded by the coding sequence ATGGCACGCCGATTGGACTACTCCGCCCGCTATCCGCTGCACACCACGAAAGAGCTGTACGCGGCGCTGTCGAACCGCGACTACTGGGAAGCGCGGATGGAAGAGATGCGGAAGCTCACTCCCGGCAACCAGGTGGTCCGGCTGGAGGCGGGCGACGGCGGCATCGACGTCGAACTGCATCACGTCCTGCCCCGCGACATGCTGCCGGAGATCGCGCAGACCGTGATGCGCAAGGACATGGTGATCACCCGCAAGGAGTCCTACAGCCCGTACAACGCGGAGGAGACCACCGGCAAGTACTCGGCGTCCATCCCGGCGGGGCCCGGCAGCCTCGGCGGCGCCATCCGCCTGTTCCCCACCGAGACCGGCTGCACCATGCGCTTCTCCTCGGAGGCGAAGGTGTTCATTCCCATGGTCGGGCCGCGCCTGGAACAGCTGATGCTGGTCAACCTGGTCGACCTGTTCCGCGGCGAGGCAGAGTTCACGGTGCGGTGGCTGGAAGAACAGCACTCCACTCGCTGA
- a CDS encoding DUF2505 domain-containing protein: MATPLAYTARYSHPSAAVRAAFANDQYWKDRIAAVGGPNARLDSVTVGGDQVRVEMVQAIAAEQLPPAITAVRPGDLIIPRVEQWSGDEATFEARVEGAPAEVRGTISLAAEGSGAVATVEGTIEVKIPLFGGKIEKAIAEHLTELLKNEAEFTGTWLTEH; encoded by the coding sequence ATGGCTACACCGCTGGCGTACACGGCCCGCTACTCCCATCCGTCCGCCGCGGTGCGCGCGGCGTTCGCGAACGACCAGTACTGGAAGGATCGCATCGCGGCGGTCGGTGGCCCCAACGCCCGGCTGGATTCGGTCACCGTCGGCGGTGACCAGGTGCGCGTGGAGATGGTGCAGGCAATCGCCGCCGAACAGCTGCCGCCCGCGATCACCGCGGTGCGCCCCGGCGATCTGATCATCCCGCGCGTCGAACAGTGGAGCGGGGACGAGGCCACCTTCGAGGCCCGCGTCGAGGGCGCGCCCGCCGAGGTGCGCGGCACCATCAGCCTGGCCGCCGAGGGCTCCGGCGCCGTCGCCACGGTCGAGGGCACCATCGAGGTGAAGATTCCGCTGTTCGGCGGCAAGATCGAGAAGGCGATCGCGGAGCATCTCACCGAGCTGCTGAAGAACGAAGCCGAATTCACCGGCACCTGGCTCACCGAGCATTGA
- a CDS encoding UDP-N-acetylmuramate dehydrogenase: MRADVRLSELTTLRVGGPALVAECATTEALVATVRALDAAGVPVLLLAGGSNLLVGDDGFDGVVVRVATTGVEIGDGGVIAEAGANWDDVVRATVAAGLGGLECLSGIPGSAGATPVQNVGAYGAEVANLLRRVRLLDRAAGEIRWVEPGELGFGYRTSVLKHRDDAVVLAVEFALRADGSSVPLRYGELASALGAADGESRPAAQVRDAVLRLRAGKGMVLDPADHDTWSAGSFFTNPVVAPEREARVRAMIAAHVGDVPVPTYPAPDGVKFSAGWLIERAGFAKGFPGDGAPARLSTKHTLALTNRGAASAADLVALARTVRDGVAERFGIRLEPEPVTVGITL, encoded by the coding sequence CTGCGCGCGGACGTGCGGCTATCGGAGCTGACCACCCTGCGGGTGGGCGGGCCCGCGCTGGTCGCCGAATGCGCGACGACCGAGGCGCTGGTCGCGACGGTACGCGCGCTGGACGCGGCGGGCGTCCCGGTACTGCTGCTCGCGGGCGGCTCCAATCTGCTCGTGGGGGACGATGGCTTCGACGGCGTGGTGGTGCGGGTCGCCACCACCGGTGTCGAGATCGGCGACGGCGGCGTGATCGCCGAGGCGGGCGCGAACTGGGACGACGTGGTGCGCGCTACGGTCGCCGCGGGTCTCGGCGGACTGGAGTGCCTGTCCGGGATTCCCGGCTCGGCCGGTGCGACGCCCGTGCAGAACGTAGGCGCCTACGGCGCGGAGGTGGCGAACCTGCTGCGCCGGGTTCGCCTGCTGGACCGCGCCGCGGGGGAGATCCGCTGGGTGGAGCCGGGCGAACTCGGGTTCGGTTACCGCACCAGCGTGCTCAAGCATCGCGACGACGCCGTCGTGCTCGCGGTCGAATTCGCCTTGCGGGCCGACGGTTCCAGCGTGCCGCTGCGGTACGGCGAACTGGCTTCGGCGCTGGGCGCCGCGGACGGCGAGTCCCGGCCCGCGGCGCAGGTCAGGGACGCGGTGCTGCGGTTGCGCGCGGGCAAAGGCATGGTGCTCGATCCCGCCGACCACGACACCTGGAGCGCGGGATCGTTTTTCACCAACCCGGTGGTCGCGCCGGAACGGGAGGCGCGGGTGCGCGCCATGATCGCCGCGCACGTCGGCGACGTCCCGGTGCCCACCTACCCGGCGCCGGACGGCGTAAAGTTCTCCGCGGGCTGGCTGATCGAGCGGGCCGGGTTCGCCAAGGGGTTCCCCGGCGACGGGGCGCCCGCCCGGCTGTCGACGAAACACACACTGGCGCTGACCAATCGCGGCGCAGCCAGCGCGGCCGATCTGGTGGCGCTGGCCCGGACGGTCCGCGACGGCGTCGCCGAGCGTTTCGGGATCCGCTTGGAACCGGAACCGGTTACCGTGGGCATCACGCTCTGA